A stretch of DNA from Arachis hypogaea cultivar Tifrunner chromosome 19, arahy.Tifrunner.gnm2.J5K5, whole genome shotgun sequence:
aatttaattctttattattatattttatattttatatcaagaGTTCATATCtagatttaggatttagatgttaagattggtgttttatttttttgtttttttatacttttaataataagttaattttaaaaaatattatattatttatttttcttagtttattaAGATTCGTCTTAATATCAttaaaatcttgaaaaatttattttgttctgTTTTATAATGATTTTGAGGAAGTAGTGATTAGTATTTtgtgatgatgatgaatgaagATTGAAGAGTGAGTGAGTTACTTGCTACACTGCTATTTCTCCATCcatcaattttttcttttcttttctttctgtgATGAGTGATGACTGACACGATTGCTATGCAGAACCGACCacaccttcttctctctctttctctcttattattattttcttcttcacctTCTTATGTTTATTATCTATGTTTTGTATGTGCtatgttttagagagagagagagagagagagaaagatttcttctttttcattccaGCACGCAAACATCTCATCCTCACGCAAAGGGACAACAAATAcaattccattttttttattatattttttggacttttatttttgtctcttcTATCTcattatcttttttgttttgttttaagaAAATGATGAAACCAACAAGAAAGTAGTAGACTCCACAaagaatttattttcttttttattttgataaacaaaaatttaaatactttattCTGAAAAAACTCAAACTAGGATGCTACGTTATTAAATTATTTCGGTAACTAAGTTAATCAACTTGTTCAAAAATATAAAGATTGATGACTAGAAATCTTAGTAAAACAAAAGTACTtacttaaatttaattaaaaaataatttattcatttaatatttttttatttaatcaagtagtaatattttgtttatatattcatgatattttttagggtaaagtatattttttgtctctgaagtttgacaaaagttttaaaaatactcctaagttttattttgtttcaattttgtcccaaaagttttcgatttgcatcaaatatatccctaccggctaaattttcaaaaaaattaagactaatataacaataatgcatgaaaattatgcttgatttgcttgtgttgagggttgttcttatgaaattgttattgaattagtcttaatttttttgaaaaattaaccgTTAGAgttatatttgatacaaataaaaatattttgggataaaattaaaacaaaataaaatttaagaatatttttaaaacttttctcaaatttaaaaaaaaaatatactttaccctattttTTAATCTAACATACCAATAATTAATCTAttgtaaatttaaatttattatttgataattcgttgtttaaattattatatataaaaaataaaatttgatccttGTTTTATAGAAATAAATCAGTATTACTAATAGTAGATATTGCATAAAGCAGAAAATAGAGagcaagaagaatgagtaaagaaaaacatttttaaggaagaagaaaaagcctcACGTGGGGTTGTCTGACAGAAGCAAAAATTTTGCCACTAACCTGAATGAGAGAGAGATTGAAGTACTATGTCCTTTATTTGCTTGCCACCTTGTTTCTAACACTCACCACACCACTCACCACCCATTCCCATCTCTTCAGTCCACTTCATCCTTTCTATTACACACACGTACCCTTTTGTTCTTTCTCttaaatattatttctttttcttttttttttttttaatgtggtTAGAGATAGAGAGTAGTAGTGACCTCACGTGGGTTTATCTGACAAGAAGGCATGTTTTTCTACCTTACCacttttccatcttttcctttCCTTCCCCTTTTTACCTTTCCATTCATCTACTTGAGACAAACCGGGTTTCTTGCACTTGGGTTttgctcttctttctttctatatattcttactactatttactattttttaattttgttttctttcataataataattagagtaaatattattttcaatCTTCGACCATTTGTAAAAAGGATAAAacgatttttaataatttaaaaaattttaatcaattcacaactatttaaataattagtttaattaatttattaaatcgtTGTTATTTGATTTTGCGACGGTTTAAAATCgttactaataaaaaaattgtcaAGATATCttgtattttcttgtagtgtcagtAAGTTATTATTTATAGAGATCGCTTAATTCAATTACTTGAATAGTTAGACTAAGCGATTTTTATAAATAATGacgaattaaattaattatttaaataaagatcaaataataatttttaaattttaaaagagtgcaatgaaaaattgaaaaagatatttactttaataattagtatttgaagatttttattatttatagtatGTGTATGCTTGCTTGCATTGCATGCTCTCCATAAATATTGTATACTAAGTACATTATATTATCAAGGAAAGGGGCATATGTCAGTCTCAAATTGCATGAGACATAGCATATAGTATATGATTTGGAGCATATTAATGGTAAGTTTATGTGTCCTCCATTAACAAGACAATCAAGAATTAAGAACTTTCAATTCCCATGTTTGATGTGACCTTTAGAGGATCTACGGCACTTCTCTCTATGACTATTTCAAACATCAATACCGATTCCATGCATTGATTTGAGTTAGTATTGGTTAAGTAGTTAATTTGTCAGTTAGTTAAAGATGCATTTAATGGTGTGTCTTTAGATCAGAATTATTAGTATATGTCAACtcatatcttatttatttataatttatttttgtgcTAAAATTGAGGTTTGAAATGGATGCTTGCATTGCCTTAGCTTAGTTACTCTATCTTCTGAAGAGAAACCCTACCTAAGTCTTAAATTCtacatttcatattttattataacTTTTAAGTATTCAAAGTGTAAAAgagttttgtttttatattttatattgagaAAGTTTATAGGTTCGCACTTTTATTAAGATTTGATCACTatttaaccaataaaaaaaaatgagtaattttacatcattaaatataattttatatcattaaaattattaataataactaattgataacTATAAATCACAAATCTACTAACTTCTTAgtacttatttttatattattatctttaaataattctatatttatttttgtatgatCTTAATGATAATGCATTAACTATATATTTGTATCAAATCTCATCAGTACAAGACTAAATGTATATGTTATgtgtaaactcttttcatttaaACCATTAgaatataaaagaaataaaagacaAACTTATCCACAAATAATACATGGTTGAGTTTAATTGCTATATATATTTATGCTTATAGTACTTTTATTTAACCAAATATTTACTATTCTAATGAGACTTTTAAGTTAGTAATGAATTAAGtcacatatatttatttatatatgtatatattaacaataatacatataaatTAGGTGCAAAAATTGCtcgtatatacatatatatgtttATAATTGGAGAAAGTGTCATACTATTTGATTTTTCATGgtgttaaaaaactaatttttcgtgaatttagtttttatttaaaattttttattcgtCAATAGATTATGATATACACTATACGTATTTTAAATTCCGAATGAATTGATCAATCAATAACTCAAACTGATTAGCTAGGAAGTGTGATATTATAAGTGTAGCACATATTTTTGTGTATGATGATGATTGCACTGCATGCTACAAGACATAAATTAAAGATATATGAGAAAAGTTGAAAGATAATGAATTGGAACTCATAGCAGATGCTTTGTGGTTTAGAGTAAAACCTTTTTGGCATTGAATCATAGCCCACGTTTTACTACCAAAACAAGCAAAATCAAGTTGAAGCATGTAGATATATAGttagaaattagaaaaaaatacaatatatagATATAGTAGTGTAGTTCTTCATCACAAGGGGAAAGTTGAGTCACTTTTTTTGTTAGCTTCCATTTGTCTTGGCATATTATGACGATAAAGCATCAAAAGTTTTTCTTGGCAGAGGATCCCTATGTACTTAAGGAATATATGCTAGCAAAGCCAAAAATCCTTGTAAGAATAACCTCTAAATAGCACCAATTAGAAAAAAACTATCTTGAGATCATAGAGAGGAATAAGGGATCATCACTTTCTTTGTTTCCATCAATGGCAACATAACAAGTAATTATAACAAACAAGAACTTGTATTGAGATGCATCTATCTCATTGACCATCTATATAGTATTATAGCATGTAgcatatatatatgtatctagCTGAAATTTTATTATAGTGAAGGAAATTCATTCCAATAgaaagacaagaaattaaattaggaaTAGGAAGGAGACTTGTTAGGGCAAGAATAATTGAATTAGGATTGAAAAAGTGTATAAAAGACAATTCTTACAAGGACGGTACCTTTGATTCCCCATTGACACCGCTGTCTCTTGTCCAATTCATATGGCATCTTCCAACCCTTCTCAACTACCAAAGGAAGTAATAACAAAAACACACTCACTCTCAAAACACACCACCATTATATTCTAATGAATTTTCAAAATCatcccattatatatatatttttttatataattaatatcaaTTAGAAAATATCAATGTGTGTGTATGCATGTTTTCCTTACCCAAGACACTGATTCTAAAGAATATAAAGATACCCTCCTTAATCTCTCCGTCTTAGCATAGGAAgggaaacaaattaaaaatgtttaacaacaacaaaattttctacttgattttacttttcttgtactTATTGtatattcattattttatttgtttggtgTGTTGATGGTATATATAGGCATGTGATGACATGAAAGAATTTTTGTGAGTCTTACCCCATAAAAGCTAAGTCCACTACCATAAAAGTGGGTCTTTATATTATGTGATAGATTTATTACCTTCTCACTCAACATACACGCTaaccctttctctctctttctgatTCTCAGATCATCAGATATGGAAGATTCAGAGGAAGAAGAGCTCCTGAACCTTAGCCTTTCAGTGGCTGCTGAtagggaaagaaagaaaaagaaaggaaagaccATCAcagataacaacaacaacaacaatatcatgatgatgatgagttgTAGTAGTAGCACAACTATGATTACCTCCTTTGATCATGAGGCCTATGAAGCTAAAATCTTTAGGCTTCTACAAATGAGAGATCAAATGCTTAGACAAGATCATAGGAATCATGATAATAgaaacaaaggaggaggaggaggaggaagcttTGTTGTTCTTGGGAATAACAACAGCAATGGCCTCCCTTTGATCCATTTGCTTCTCTCAACCGCCACTGCCGTCGACGGTAACAACTTCGGCGCCGCCTTGAACAACCTCACCGACCTCTACCAGAGCGTTTCCCTAACCGGTGACTCAGTGGAGCGTGTTGTGGCCTATTTCTCTGATGGCTTAACCGCAAGGCTTCTCACAAGAAAGTCACCTTTCTATGACATGATCATGGAGGAACCAACTTCTGAGGAAGAGTTTCTTGCTTTCACTGATCTCTATAGAGTCTCTCCCTACTTCCAATTCGCTCATTTCACTGCCAATCAAGCAATCTTGGAGGCCTTCGAAAGGGAGGAAGATCGTAACAACCGTTCCATTCATGTCATCGATTTCGATGTCTCTTATGGCTTCCAGTGGCCTTCTCTGATACAATCGCTATCAGAGAAGGCCACTAGTACCAGCCGTATTTCCCTGAGGGTAATTATATCTAACTGCTCTCAACTATCAAATATTATTACGTTgttatttattactattaatgGTTGTGCAACATAGGTAACGGGATTCgggaagaatctgaaggagctgCAAGAAACGGAGTCAAGATTAGTGAGCTTCTCTAAGGGATTTAGCAACCTAGTGTTTGAGTTTCAAGGGCTTCTGAGAGGGTCAAGGGTGATAAAcctaaggaagaagaagaacgaaacgGTGGCAGTCAACTTGGTATCATACTTGAACACGTTGAGTTGTTTCATGAAGATCTCAGACACATTGGGCTTTGTGCATTCACTTAGCCCCTCCATTGTTGTCTTGGTTGAGCAAGAAGGTAGCAGGACCCCAACAAGGACATTCTTGTCAAGATTCACAGACTCGTTGCACTACTTTGCAGCCATGTTCGATTCTCTCGACGATTGTCTTCCGTTGGAGAGTGCTGAGAGGCTCAGGATTGAGAAGAAGCTTCTTGGGAAAGAGATCAAGAACATGCTCAACAACTATGAAAACAACAACATTGGTGATTGTGCTAAGTATGAGAGGATGGAGGCATGGAAGGCGAGGATGGAGAATCATGGTTTTGTTGGGAATAAGATTAGCTCCAAGGCCATGATTCAAGCCAAGCTACTTTTGAAGATGAGGACTCATTATTGTCCAATGcagtttgaagaagaagatgacagcgacggcggcggcggcggtggcGGTTTCAGGGTTTCGGAGAGAGATGAAGGAAGGGCTGTCTCTTTAGGGTGGCAAAATAGGTTTCTTCTTACTGTCTCAGCTTGGCAACCACTTTCTCTAATCTGATCTGGGATGCTAATAATCTTCATTAAGGGTAATTAATAGTACTTATTGCTGATTTCTTTAGGGTAAGTACAATTAAGGAACTAAGGAGTaaggtaaaatatatatatatctaatttaTAGGAATGTTAATTAATGTAacctattctatttttttttctcttttttaaatatatatgatGATGATAACCCTAATTTCCCTTTGTTATTAGTTCTATATATCTTTGGGCTCAAAGTAGAAAAGCCCTAGTTTGATTATTTTCCTGCAGTTTGTTTCTTTTAATTTACCCTAAATAAAATGTCATTAATTGTTATTTTTCTGTGTATATGGATCAtttaataagtgaaattgaaagtTCATGATGGATTCATCATGATGAATGATGATCATCTATCTATCATACTATTCATTTGAATGTGTTGGAACAGTGGTCATCCTTGAtgtaagtaaaaataaaaattctataaatggtaaaaaacaagaaaaagatgaaaagtatTTATTGCTCTGATCTCTACTAGACTTATTTATTATATCATTTTATATATCAAAGTTGGGGGTATATATATGTAGGGatttaaatgaaattcaaatgaAGGAATAATAACAATGAAGCATAAACTATTAGTAACAGTTTAAACATACAGTAGTgtcaacacacacacacatatatatatatatacaagtgaAAGAATTTGACTTCACTGTATGTACTTAAAGGAATCTTACACATACATAAGAGAGAGCATGTTAATAAATCTATATTATTAAAAACAAAGTATAATATAATGTACATACATGAAATCCATACTTATTTTATATCAATCCTTAATGATCGTCAGTGATAACTTTAAAGCATGCaggtaaaaaataattaataattaataattaatccgTTAATTGATGACTTTCATGCAGATATATAGGAATAGGATGTCAATGGCGTGGGAGATCTGTTGCCATTGCCAAAATTAAACCAACTGAAATGACTTAtccattgttattattatttattatatatataatagagattattaaaagagattttattatttttattcataatattttACATTTTGTTGTCATTTTTAATACTTAAGTTCAAAATCTCCTTAATTAGAGTGTAACGGTGATTAACATCTTGAATAATCTCACGTTATAACTTATTACTTGAGTTATATATGTACTTATTGTTATACTTGCATAAGGGATCAATGAAACCCtagcaaaaaaataatattaccggatgattatcaattttattttccAAAAATACCTATCAATTGAATCTGCATGGCTATAATATTTCATATTTGTCACTTGAATTGGTACATATATACTAATAAATAGTGCATGAAGAAGGGAAAACATTGCATTTTGTTTAGTTATTTAACTATATGTTGGGTAACCAAATTTGAATAACTACGTTATCACAAGCAAGATATATATCCTACTTTTTGAATTTTTCACATTTAATTAGGATCCGAGCTCCTCTACAATTGTAACGTAACAGTAAATATACAGATTTGTCTGCAAAACTAGTCCATAAAGGAGAAACAAATAAGAGTTACTCTTTCAATCTATgtgatttattttttcattttttggttaTCCACATTATATTCTAATATGATAGGTTAATGACTAATCCACCACGAATTTGAGCTCTATTTAAGAATATGTTACTCGTGAATGAGTTGTTGCATACACAAGACAGAATTCAAACTtccaacacttgtttaagcgaACGAGTGATCACTCGACCAATTCAAGTTGGTTGTCTATGTGATTTGATAacttatcataaaattatttatttcgaaaaaaaaaatctaaagagCTAACTATAACTTGAGCCAACTCAAGCCAATcttttgtatttttagttttgaaattcgaaaaattaagatAGTGAaaagttattttttcttttttttataacatACCTCTTATTTTTTAACTAGTTTACTCTAGTTAATTACTTCCTAGTTGATTCCTAACAGAACTAttctaaaaattcaaataaattaaatgtattATATGAAGGTTATATTTAACAGGTTGTTTTAtgtaaaaatttcttttaaatttgtgtatgcgattatttttaaattttttttatttgtcaaaatAGGAGTAAGAAAGATCAAATTTCATATCTTATAACCATATAACCTCTGAAATTATATTATGTAATAATATagtctaaaaatttaaattgatattgATTATTAAAACAGAATTATTTGCAATTATTGGACATATATaatatgaaatttaaaatatttaaaaaatctacttcatatatataatttaaaattcatttatAGCACCTAACATAACCCAAATGACACGAAATACCTTGAATCAAAGCTCCTATATGGCTAGCTATGATTCTTTCTTCAATATCTCCtctatatgtgtatatatagcaTGTACCTTATTTTGGTTATCCGTGTTAATAATAAGATTGGGTATCCTATGATGAGGCTATATATGAGTGTTGCATTGTTTTTTTCCCTTCCTTTCTACATGTATGTTTCTGAATGTGTCACCATGATTGATTGTTATATATAAACTCTAAGCCATATTTGGTAATTATTGTGTCATGTTAATTTGTGCAAAAAAGAGAATAATAATTAGAATGACTAGTCACACATAATAATCATAGAGATATTTTGGCTGCAAAGACAAACTTGGTGTTATATATGGATCCAATCCATTCATACTTATATGTAAATGTGTATGGCTGCATgtaatatatatattctaataagtggatatatatataccatatctcacatataaatatataatatctaCATACACACTGAAAAGTTGTTGCATTTATTATTTAGTGTATAGGTTAGCTTGTAGATTGCATTTTGCTTGTTCCTTGTGTTGTGTGTGTGAGATCTCTTTGGGGATTGTGACCCATCATCTTCAGGAGCAGAAGCAAACACTATCTATCTATCCCCCTCTATTTAATGTCAATGGAATCTCTTGTGGCAGCGACAAAGAACCACAACATTGTTAGCCATTTGAAGCAATGAAATAGTTAATGCATTGCATGTCTCTATACTGTATAGTACATACAACAATAACCTAAGGGCTGGGCAAAAATAATTAATGTGCTTGTTGTACTACAAGCTAAGGGGCAAACACAAAAAGAAATAATTATTCgtttcatttttataattttattaaatttataatttaaaaaatattattcgtatattaaaattaattactaatgtatttgtatataaatatatatatggttGAATTTAtgttcaatgtgtatttatattttaatatatattttatattagtagttaACTTTGATGGCTgcttttagtgtacacgtagcatagtcaatttataattagatttttgtattttttttcttttaattagattCATATATtgcttataattttataattagattttttctaatgtaaaaaatattagatttaaCTAAATATTTCTTCGCAAATTgaaaatattcataattaaaaacctaatttaatctttgaccgcatgtattttgggagaaatattctattaattttaacgttttttatatgaaaatgacctaactataaaattaaaagtagtgtaagaactcaattgaaaataaattataagaacctaattaataatttagtgaAACTATAAAgatcaacaaaataattaaaccta
This window harbors:
- the LOC112776716 gene encoding scarecrow-like protein 23 produces the protein MEDSEEEELLNLSLSVAADRERKKKKGKTITDNNNNNNIMMMMSCSSSTTMITSFDHEAYEAKIFRLLQMRDQMLRQDHRNHDNRNKGGGGGGSFVVLGNNNSNGLPLIHLLLSTATAVDGNNFGAALNNLTDLYQSVSLTGDSVERVVAYFSDGLTARLLTRKSPFYDMIMEEPTSEEEFLAFTDLYRVSPYFQFAHFTANQAILEAFEREEDRNNRSIHVIDFDVSYGFQWPSLIQSLSEKATSTSRISLRVTGFGKNLKELQETESRLVSFSKGFSNLVFEFQGLLRGSRVINLRKKKNETVAVNLVSYLNTLSCFMKISDTLGFVHSLSPSIVVLVEQEGSRTPTRTFLSRFTDSLHYFAAMFDSLDDCLPLESAERLRIEKKLLGKEIKNMLNNYENNNIGDCAKYERMEAWKARMENHGFVGNKISSKAMIQAKLLLKMRTHYCPMQFEEEDDSDGGGGGGGFRVSERDEGRAVSLGWQNRFLLTVSAWQPLSLI